The following are from one region of the Coffea eugenioides isolate CCC68of chromosome 2, Ceug_1.0, whole genome shotgun sequence genome:
- the LOC113759809 gene encoding uncharacterized protein LOC113759809, which produces MDFHVDRESSVVPLWLQLPKLPLHFFNKEVIFQITSMVGNHLLVDAATLVVSRPTVARVCIEMDLLWSTPSRVWIGNGNHAGFWQELVVENPTRYCSHCFRQGHDVETCHVLKPELRGATGHHAKTTGTRELRLTETVDMDVHDGHAEGNEERQSVLVQEVAAAAGAKEEVTGAVATNVLVVGERMLTVSHQLL; this is translated from the coding sequence ATGGACTTCCATGTTGACAGGGAGTCGTCGGTGGTTCCGCTGTGGCTCCAATTACCAAAACTCCCGCTGCATTTTTTCAATAAAGAGGTGATTTTTCAGATTACTTCTATGGTGGGTAATCATTTGTTGGTTGATGCGGCTACCCTTGTTGTTTCACGGCCAACCGTGGCACGGGTGTGTATTGAGATGGATTTGTTGTGGTCGACGCCGTCACGGGTTTGGATTGGCAATGGAAACCACGCTGGTTTCTGGCAAGAGTTGGTGGTAGAGAATCCTACTAGGTACTGCTCACATTGCTTCCGCCAAGGTCACGATGTGGAGACCTGCCATGTGTTGAAACCCGAGTTACGTGGTGCCACTGGTCACCATGCCAAGACTACTGGAACAAGAGAACTTCGGTTGACAGAGACGGTGGATATGGACGTTCATGATGGGCATGCAGAGGGCAATGAGGAAAGGCAGTCCGTGTTGGTGCAAGAGGTTGCGGCGGCTGCTGGGGCAAAAGAGGAAGTTACGGGGGCTGTGGCTACCAATGTGCTAGTTGTTGGGGAGCGCATGCTCACAGTCAGCCACCAGTTGTTATGA